One Rosa chinensis cultivar Old Blush chromosome 5, RchiOBHm-V2, whole genome shotgun sequence genomic region harbors:
- the LOC112202817 gene encoding receptor-like protein 6, producing MVWWFSWLCLLFFLFTSKLNCSLSSSNSSSPPSRHVCNSDESSALLQFKNSFQVNHSIYGGSEFVYPKKTDFFSPRTDSWAKYEDCCRWSGVTCERVTGHVSGLNLRFSGLQGILHSNSSLFSLGRLKMLDLSFNDFMGSAISSKFGGFVSMTHLRLDYSNFTGKIPSKISQLSKLVSLKLSSGLASYELSSGLVSYGPHEKTTIDPLTMKGIAQNLTSLRVLALNSVDMSSVVPESFLNLSSSLTSLLLFDCNLRGKFPGTLFHLPNLEKLYLYGNTNLTGYTPKSNWSSPLNYLGLSETKISIDLHFLTSSLKSLRALYIRECNFAGSRLHLELSGNLTQLMWLDLSHNSFGGQIPWSLLNLEHLHHLDLSSNMFVGELPEIHGNSTKASSTLHDSSKKQLIGGSIPMGLTVLSLYNNSLSGTIPSWVYSLPSLEILWLDNNEFTGNINDFQSLSLWYLDLSNNKLHGMIPSSIYGLVKLEDLKISSNNLSGVVKFEKFQNLQSLTSLDLSYNHLMVSFQNFSNFTLPKLLLLYMSGCKITQFPYFLRTSTQLEYLDLSNNQIQGNVPTWVLDVGRNSLSYFNLSHNFLTGSIEQFLWKNIQVVDLSSNLLKGKVPIPSPSTNLFFMSNNQLTEALPSTICNLTSVLVIDLSNNSLSGRIPQCIGNFSQDLSVLDLHINQFRGRIPSTFPKGNILRNLDLHGNQLEGTLPQSLVNCRKMEVLDLGDNKLNDTFPNWLESLPELQVLILRSNRLYGPIGSPKTRFPFQKLRIIDLSFNQFGGPLPTMYFQKLVAMKDVQDDELKYMGESYYQDTVTVERFRR from the exons ATGGTTTGGTGGTTCTCATGGCTCtgtctcctcttcttcctctttacCTCTAAATTGAACTGTTCATTATCATCTTCCAActcttcctctcctccttcaAGGCATGTGTGTAATTCTGATGAGAGTTCTGCTTTACTTCAATTCAAGAACTCATTTCAAGTTAATCACTCTATATATGGTGGTTCAGAATTTGTTTATCCCAAAAAGACAGACTTCTTTTCTCCGAGGACAGACTCATGGGCAAAATATGAAGACTGTTGCAGGTGGAGTGGTGTCACATGTGAAAGGGTCACTGGTCACGTGAGCGGCCTCAACCTTCGTTTTAGTGGGCTTCAAGGAATACTTCACTCCAACAGCAGCTTGTTCTCTCTTGGCCGTCTCAAGATGCTGGACCTATCTTTCAATGATTTCATGGGCTCTGCTATTTCTTCCAAGTTTGGTGGATTTGTAAGTATGACACACCTCCGTCTCGATTATTCCAACTTCACTGGTAAAATCCCTTCCAAAATCTCCCAGCTTTCCAAATTAGTTTCACTTAAGCTCTCTTCTGGATTAGCGTCTTATGAGCTCTCTTCCGGACTAGTTTCTTATGGGCCCCATGAAAAAACAACAATAGACCCGCTTACCATGAAAGGAATTGCTCAAAACCTCACCAGCCTTAGAGTGCTTGCTCTCAATTCTGTCGACATGTCTTCAGTTGTACCTGAATCCTTCCTGAatttgtcttcttctttgacTTCACTTTTGCTTTTTGATTGTAATTTGCGTGGGAAGTTCCCAGGGACTTTATTCCACCTACCCAACCTTGAAAAACTTTACTTGTATGGAAACACTAATCTCACAGGTTATACCCCCAAATCTAACTGGAGTAGTCCACTGAACTACTTGGGGCTCTCTGAGACTAAAATCTCAATAGATCTGCATTTCTTGACAAGCAGTTTGAAATCTTTGAGGGCTTTGTATATTCGGGAGTGCAATTTCGCAGGATCGCGCTTGCATCTTGAATTGTCTGGTAACCTCACACAACTCATGTGGTTGGATCTCTCTCATAATAGTTTTGGTGGCCAGATACCATGGTCGCTTTTAAACCTTGAGCATCTCCATCACTTGGATCTTTCAAGCAACATGTTTGTGGGTGAACTTCCAGAAATTCATGGTAATTCCACAAAAGCATCTTCAACTTTACATGATTCTTCAAAGAAACAACTTATTGGTGGTTCTATTCCTATGGGTTTGACCGTACTCAGTTTGTATAACAACTCGCTTAGCGGAACAATACCATCTTGGGTATATTCTTTGCCATCTTTGGAAATTCTGTGGCTCGACAACAACGAATTCACTGGTAATATCAATGATTTCCAGTCTCTTTCCTTGTGGTATCTTGATTTAAGTAATAACAAGCTGCATGGCATGATTCCGAGTTCGATCTATGGACTTGTGAAACTTGAAGATCTTAAGATATCCTCAAACAATTTGAGTGGCGTTGTGAAGTTTGAAAAGTTTCAAAATCTCCAAAGTCTCACCAGTCTAGATCTTTCCTATAATCATCTAATGGTGAGTTTTCAGAACTTCAGTAATTTTACATTGCCTAAACTTTTATTACTGTACATGTCTGGTTGCAAAATAACTCAGTTTCCGTACTTCCTGAGAACCTCAACCCAATTAGAATACCTAGATCTTTCCAACAACCAGATTCAAGGCAATGTTCCAACATGGGTGTTGGACGTGGGGAGAAATTCATTGTCCTACTTTAATCTTTCCCACAATTTCTTGACGGGTAGTATAGAAcaatttctgtggaagaacATACAAGTTGTTGACCTTAGCTCCAATTTGTTGAAAGGAAAAGTTCCTATTCCATCACCTTCAACAAACTTATTTTTTATGTCGAACAATCAATTGACTGAAGCATTGCCATCCACCATTTGCAACCTGACTTCTGTCCTAGTAATTGATTTATCTAACAATAGCTTGAGTGGCAGGATTCCTCAATGTATAGGGAATTTCAGTCAAGATCTCTCAGTTTTGGATTTGCATATTAATCAATTTCGTGGCAGGATCCCTTCAACATTCCCAAAGGGAAACATCTTGAGGAATCTTGACCTTCATGGAAATCAGTTGGAAGGGACTCTGCCACAGTCTCTAGTCAATTGCAGAAAGATGGAAGTTCTAGACTTGGGAGACAACAAGCTAAACGATACTTTCCCGAATTGGTTGGAGTCTCTTCCGGAGTTGCAGGTTCTCATCTTAAGATCTAACCGACTGTATGGTCCAATTGGCAGCCCAAAAACAAGATTTCCCTTCCAAAAACTGCGAATCATTGACCTCTCCTTCAATCAGTTTGGTGGCCCTTTGCCAACAATGTACTTTCAGAAATTGGTGGCTATGAAAGACGTGCAAGATGATGAACTGAAGTACATGGGAGAGTCCTATTACCAAGACACAGTCACAGTG GAAAGATTCCGGCGGTGA